In Spiroplasma litorale, a single genomic region encodes these proteins:
- a CDS encoding YebC/PmpR family DNA-binding transcriptional regulator, with product MGRAHEVRKQSMAKTAAMKSALYGRCSKEIYMAAKNGTKDVESNLALRSAVDKAKSKQVPADVIQRAIKKAEGNSTDNFISNRYEGYGPGNSMIIVESLTNNVNRAIAEIRDVFNKNGGKIATSGSVSHSFTPSSIFGFSGHNVEQVLELLMEEECEVNDVVEEDELVIVYAPLNSFNSVKKALDKLEIKNYEIAETTMLANEVIKITEDEAKQKFEKLIDRLNELEDVQNVFHNVEE from the coding sequence ATGGGAAGAGCGCATGAAGTAAGAAAACAAAGTATGGCAAAAACCGCTGCAATGAAATCAGCTTTATATGGAAGATGTTCAAAAGAAATATATATGGCGGCGAAAAACGGAACTAAGGATGTTGAATCAAATTTAGCACTAAGAAGTGCTGTAGATAAAGCAAAATCAAAACAAGTGCCAGCTGATGTAATTCAAAGAGCGATAAAAAAAGCAGAGGGTAATTCAACAGATAACTTTATATCAAATAGATATGAAGGATATGGTCCTGGAAACTCTATGATAATTGTGGAATCTTTAACAAATAATGTTAATAGAGCAATCGCAGAAATAAGAGATGTTTTTAATAAAAATGGTGGAAAAATTGCAACTAGTGGATCTGTATCTCATTCATTCACACCATCAAGTATATTTGGTTTTAGCGGTCATAATGTTGAACAAGTTTTAGAACTTTTAATGGAAGAAGAATGTGAAGTAAACGATGTTGTTGAAGAAGATGAACTTGTTATAGTTTATGCTCCATTAAACTCATTTAATTCTGTTAAAAAAGCTTTAGATAAATTAGAAATTAAAAATTATGAAATCGCTGAAACAACAATGTTGGCAAATGAAGTCATAAAAATTACTGAAGATGAAGCAAAACAAAAATTTGAAAAATTAATTGATAGATTAAATGAATTAGAAGATGTTCAAAACGTTTTTCATAACGTTGAAGAATAA
- a CDS encoding pseudouridine synthase: MIQERLQKIIASRGYCSRRKAEELILENKVKVNGKVVNELGSKFDSNVEIIINNKPLVLINEKHYYLFNKPRLVLTTMVDKDNRKTVADFFKNIKVRLFPVGRLDYDVSGALIMTNDGEFANFVMHPRYEFQKTYQALCKGKVHKDQITSLLKGVLIDDNYKTSAIDAKILNYDKEFDESIIELTIAEGRKHHVKKMLIAADIFLKKLKRTRIEFLTLDEVEVGKYRELKPHEIKKFYGIYKSTKVR; this comes from the coding sequence ATGATTCAAGAAAGATTACAAAAAATTATTGCTTCTAGAGGTTATTGTTCTAGAAGAAAAGCAGAAGAACTTATATTAGAAAATAAAGTTAAAGTAAATGGAAAAGTTGTAAATGAACTAGGTTCAAAATTCGATTCTAATGTTGAAATAATAATAAATAACAAACCGCTAGTTTTGATTAATGAAAAACATTATTATTTATTTAATAAACCAAGGTTAGTTTTAACAACAATGGTAGATAAAGATAATCGTAAAACTGTTGCTGATTTTTTTAAAAATATTAAAGTAAGATTATTTCCGGTAGGTAGATTAGATTATGATGTAAGCGGAGCATTGATTATGACAAATGATGGAGAGTTTGCAAATTTTGTAATGCACCCGAGATATGAATTTCAAAAAACTTATCAAGCATTATGTAAAGGAAAAGTTCATAAAGATCAAATAACAAGTTTACTAAAAGGTGTTCTAATTGATGATAATTACAAAACTAGTGCAATTGATGCAAAAATATTAAATTACGATAAAGAATTTGACGAATCAATAATTGAATTAACAATTGCTGAGGGTAGAAAACATCACGTTAAGAAAATGCTAATTGCAGCAGACATATTTTTAAAAAAACTAAAAAGAACAAGAATTGAATTTTTAACATTGGATGAAGTTGAAGTTGGTAAATATCGCGAATTAAAACCACATGAAATTAAAAAATTTTATGGTATATACAAATCAACTAAAGTAAGATAA
- the scpB gene encoding SMC-Scp complex subunit ScpB, which produces MDKSKKISLVEGLLFINGDEGISLEELAEFLESTQKESEKIVNFIVDKYKEDKECGLEIQRFARDRFRMTTKRENSEYYVRLSNLKTESKLSSASIEVLSIIAYKGPVTKSDVENIRGVGCDHIFYKLRLRNLITEAGKSNDVGKPMMYKVTTEFLKYFNLNSLEDLPKLKENEISDKEIFNRG; this is translated from the coding sequence ATGGATAAAAGTAAAAAAATTTCACTAGTTGAAGGTTTGCTTTTTATAAATGGTGATGAAGGTATATCATTAGAAGAACTTGCAGAATTTTTAGAATCTACTCAAAAAGAAAGTGAAAAAATAGTTAATTTTATTGTTGATAAGTACAAAGAAGATAAAGAGTGTGGATTAGAAATTCAAAGATTTGCAAGAGATAGATTCAGAATGACTACTAAGAGAGAAAACTCAGAGTATTATGTTAGATTATCAAATCTAAAAACTGAATCTAAATTATCATCTGCAAGCATTGAAGTTCTTTCGATAATAGCTTATAAAGGACCTGTAACAAAATCTGATGTTGAAAATATTAGAGGAGTTGGTTGTGATCACATTTTCTATAAATTAAGATTAAGAAATTTAATAACTGAAGCAGGTAAATCTAATGATGTTGGTAAACCAATGATGTATAAAGTAACAACAGAATTTTTAAAATATTTTAATTTAAATAGTCTTGAAGATCTTCCTAAATTAAAAGAAAACGAAATTTCTGATAAAGAAATATTTAATAGGGGATAA
- a CDS encoding segregation and condensation protein A, translated as MEKWTSVSLDNFNGPIDLLLHLIKEKEINILEVNLLNLSNQYIEYIKNLEFLNIEIASEYLVMAAYLIELKSKLLIPKEVAEVEENYEEREREELINRLIEYHKIKEVTSFFKTKQEEYLKTFSKKKTLITVTKIDDDKLPLAKNNINIDSFSKIFLNAIEKNKFKNFETNTLTTTEISPEELSKDIIDYFISSKIKSIDLEELINLKEFSVKMLVATFLAILDLAAKKIITLTQENEKINIDVLLEGEQNG; from the coding sequence ATGGAAAAATGAACATCAGTTAGTTTAGATAATTTTAATGGTCCAATTGATTTACTTTTACATTTAATAAAAGAAAAAGAAATAAATATTTTGGAAGTCAATCTTTTAAATTTATCAAATCAATACATTGAGTATATTAAAAACTTAGAGTTTTTAAATATAGAGATTGCAAGTGAGTATTTAGTAATGGCAGCTTATTTGATAGAGTTAAAATCTAAGCTTTTAATTCCTAAAGAAGTTGCAGAAGTTGAAGAAAATTATGAGGAACGTGAACGTGAAGAATTAATTAATAGATTAATTGAATATCACAAAATCAAAGAAGTAACAAGTTTTTTTAAAACAAAACAAGAAGAATATTTAAAAACATTCAGTAAGAAAAAAACTTTAATTACAGTTACAAAAATTGATGACGATAAACTTCCTTTAGCAAAAAATAATATTAATATAGATAGTTTTTCAAAAATATTTTTAAACGCAATTGAAAAAAATAAATTTAAAAATTTTGAAACAAATACTCTTACAACAACTGAAATATCTCCAGAAGAATTGTCAAAAGACATTATTGATTATTTTATAAGTTCAAAAATAAAGAGCATTGACTTAGAAGAATTGATAAATTTAAAAGAATTTAGCGTAAAAATGTTAGTAGCAACTTTTCTTGCTATACTAGATTTAGCAGCGAAAAAAATAATTACATTAACACAAGAAAATGAGAAAATTAACATCGATGTATTATTAGAAGGAGAACAAAATGGATAA
- the ispG gene encoding flavodoxin-dependent (E)-4-hydroxy-3-methylbut-2-enyl-diphosphate synthase, translating to MFNRKNTLKIKVGNLYIGGSEEVIIQSMTTAKTHQIEETINQIKDLHKEGCQLVRVAVLGLDDANALKKIVELSPIPVVADIHFNYKFALIAADAGCAKIRINPGNIGSVENTIAVVEKCKEKNIPIRIGINSGSLPKNMVEKYGWTPKAMIESLRTHIEILEKLNFYNIIYSLKATDPLMAIEAYEMASEIWKYPAHLGITEAGSLLNGTIKSSFGLGWLLYKGIGSTIRISLSEDPVQEIKVAKRLLNSMGLFENIVEVIACPTCGRLEFNLSNVVKEVEEYVENLNFPLKIAILGCVVNGPGESAQADIGIAGGNKGGIIFKKGKLYKSTTQDQLVPELKILINEYYENWLKNKSENK from the coding sequence ATGTTCAATAGAAAAAATACATTAAAAATTAAGGTGGGTAACCTTTATATTGGCGGTAGTGAAGAAGTAATTATTCAATCTATGACAACTGCTAAAACTCACCAAATAGAAGAAACAATTAATCAAATTAAAGATTTGCATAAAGAAGGATGTCAACTTGTAAGGGTTGCTGTTTTAGGTCTAGATGATGCAAATGCTTTAAAAAAAATTGTTGAACTGTCTCCGATACCAGTTGTTGCTGACATTCACTTTAATTACAAATTCGCTTTAATTGCCGCTGATGCAGGATGTGCAAAAATTAGAATTAATCCTGGTAACATTGGAAGTGTCGAAAATACCATTGCAGTAGTTGAAAAGTGCAAGGAAAAAAATATACCTATTAGGATTGGTATTAACTCAGGTAGTTTGCCAAAAAATATGGTTGAAAAGTATGGTTGAACTCCCAAAGCAATGATTGAATCTTTAAGAACACATATTGAAATTCTTGAAAAACTTAATTTTTATAACATAATTTATTCTTTAAAAGCAACCGACCCACTTATGGCAATAGAAGCTTATGAAATGGCAAGCGAAATATGAAAATACCCTGCTCATTTAGGAATAACAGAAGCTGGAAGTTTATTAAATGGTACTATTAAATCAAGTTTTGGTCTTGGATGATTACTTTATAAAGGTATAGGAAGTACAATAAGAATTAGTTTAAGCGAAGACCCTGTACAAGAAATAAAAGTTGCGAAAAGGTTGCTAAACTCTATGGGATTATTTGAAAATATAGTCGAAGTTATTGCATGTCCTACGTGTGGTAGACTTGAGTTTAATTTATCAAATGTAGTAAAAGAAGTTGAAGAATACGTTGAGAATTTGAATTTTCCTTTAAAAATTGCAATATTAGGGTGCGTTGTTAATGGACCTGGAGAATCAGCACAAGCAGATATTGGCATTGCTGGTGGTAATAAAGGTGGAATTATATTTAAAAAAGGTAAATTATATAAATCTACAACTCAAGATCAATTAGTTCCAGAATTAAAAATATTAATTAATGAATATTATGAAAATTGATTAAAAAATAAGTCAGAAAATAAATAA
- a CDS encoding IS3 family transposase, translated as MAKQWTKNEKLNIINESKKIGILNAALKFDISTSTIKRWKSEVKVKGEGALEWGSGTQAKGNIKKFKSHDWIFKEPDDMSIEELREALKLERALKKHLAKTTKEKYFAIFNVKRMFSLKLSCLYLKVSRYGYLKWLKNGKPKYKNYNRILAIKIRCLFYLFKKRYGYNMITLFLNKYFKERLNPWVVYRYMKIMSLKAVKKKKVPNYDKSGPLRFENLLNRNFKSKNINEKWVTDVTYIKTINGNVYLSVIKDLFNSEIIDWKLSVSPNNKLCHTNLISAIKKRGAPKIIHSDQGSPYTNETWERLCKTNNINISMSRRGNSPDNGACESFFGTFKNECIYTYKVKELHHSNIYKIISDYIEFYNYVRPSLKHKKTPYEIRMEKVSF; from the coding sequence ATGGCAAAACAATGAACAAAAAATGAAAAACTTAATATAATTAATGAATCAAAAAAAATTGGTATTTTAAATGCGGCATTAAAGTTTGATATTAGTACTAGCACAATTAAAAGATGAAAATCAGAGGTAAAAGTTAAAGGTGAAGGCGCTCTTGAATGAGGTAGCGGAACACAAGCAAAAGGAAATATCAAAAAATTTAAATCTCATGATTGAATTTTTAAAGAACCTGATGATATGAGCATTGAAGAATTAAGAGAGGCTTTGAAACTGGAACGAGCTTTAAAAAAGCATTTGGCGAAGACAACTAAGGAAAAGTACTTCGCCATTTTTAATGTTAAAAGAATGTTTTCTTTGAAATTATCTTGTTTATATTTAAAAGTTTCAAGGTATGGATATTTAAAATGACTTAAAAACGGAAAACCAAAGTATAAAAATTATAATAGAATTTTAGCAATTAAGATAAGATGCCTTTTTTACTTGTTTAAAAAAAGATATGGTTATAATATGATAACTTTATTTTTAAACAAATACTTTAAAGAAAGATTAAACCCTTGAGTTGTTTATAGATATATGAAAATAATGAGTTTAAAAGCAGTGAAGAAAAAGAAAGTTCCAAACTATGATAAATCAGGTCCATTAAGATTTGAAAATCTACTAAATAGAAACTTTAAATCTAAAAATATAAATGAAAAATGAGTAACAGATGTAACTTATATAAAAACTATTAATGGAAACGTATATCTATCTGTTATAAAGGATTTGTTTAATTCAGAAATTATTGATTGAAAGTTATCGGTTAGTCCTAATAATAAATTATGTCATACAAATTTAATAAGCGCCATTAAAAAAAGAGGTGCACCAAAGATAATCCACTCAGATCAAGGATCACCATATACAAATGAAACTTGAGAAAGATTATGTAAAACTAATAATATAAATATTTCTATGTCACGAAGAGGAAATTCACCAGATAATGGTGCCTGTGAGTCTTTTTTTGGAACTTTTAAAAATGAATGTATATATACATATAAAGTAAAAGAACTACATCATTCAAATATTTATAAAATTATCTCAGACTATATAGAGTTTTATAATTATGTTAGACCTTCATTAAAACATAAAAAAACTCCATACGAAATTCGTATGGAGAAAGTATCTTTTTAA
- a CDS encoding lipoprotein, whose product MKKLLSLFGALGIAASGSSYVVSCGNNDAVGEENDGIGGSEVVTKENIDEMVDLYLRVEKKEIPDLELAALKEQTEHFGKDWRPDTDEKKNELYKFKRSQDNLQKAVILKINNNVLEFKICSFENGVDKIMEKNPELGEVGKEKLITTKEKLVEILKYIINAYNEGKSISEKNLEYINKVIKKYS is encoded by the coding sequence ATGAAAAAATTATTGAGTTTATTTGGAGCGTTGGGGATAGCTGCTAGTGGAAGTAGTTATGTTGTTAGTTGTGGGAATAATGATGCTGTGGGCGAGGAAAATGATGGTATTGGAGGTAGTGAAGTCGTAACTAAGGAAAATATTGATGAAATGGTTGATTTATATTTAAGAGTAGAGAAAAAAGAAATACCTGATTTAGAACTTGCTGCATTAAAGGAACAAACTGAGCATTTTGGAAAGGATTGAAGACCTGATACAGATGAGAAGAAAAATGAATTATATAAATTTAAAAGAAGTCAAGATAATTTACAAAAAGCAGTTATATTAAAAATTAATAATAATGTTTTAGAGTTTAAGATTTGTAGTTTTGAAAATGGTGTTGATAAAATAATGGAAAAAAATCCTGAATTAGGAGAAGTGGGTAAAGAAAAATTGATTACTACAAAAGAAAAACTAGTTGAAATTTTAAAATATATAATAAATGCTTATAATGAGGGAAAATCAATATCAGAAAAAAATTTAGAGTACATAAATAAAGTTATTAAGAAGTATTCATAA